A region of the Culex quinquefasciatus strain JHB chromosome 1, VPISU_Cqui_1.0_pri_paternal, whole genome shotgun sequence genome:
ATAAGGTTCCCCCGGAGATCCTGCATTTGGTGGACCCTCACTGGTATCAGTTCCCACCGATGAACCCGTTGTGGCACTCGATCATTGGATTCGCGATCTTCGTGCTTGGTATCATATCGGTCATCGGCAACGGAATGGTCATCTACATCTTCTCGACGGCCAAGGGCCTACGAACACCGTCCAATCTGTTCGTGGTGAACCTTGCCATGTCTGACTTCCTGATGATGATGACCAACGCGTTCACCATGGTATACAACTGTTGGTACGAGACCTGGCAGCTGGGAGTGCTTATGTGCGATCTTTACGCCTTTACTGGATCCTTATTCGGATGTTGCTCGATCTGGACTATGACGATGATCGCCCTGGACCGATACAACGTCATCGTGAAAGGTTTGGCCGGTAAACCGCTGACCAACTCCGGGGCAGTTCTACGCATCCTCGTCTGCTGGACGATCGGAGTAGTCTGGGGAATTCTGCCGATGCTGGGCTGGAATCGATACGTTCCAGAAGGAAACATGACCGCGTGTGGAACAGATTACCTAACCGAAGATTGGTTCCACAAGTCCTACATCCTTGCCTACTCCTTCTTCGTCTACTACGTTCCCCTGTTCACGATCATCTACTCGTACGTCTACATCGTTAAGGTAAGTCCCAACAACCCCAAACCCACAACCCTGACTATAGCAAAATATTAACCCACAAACAGGCCGTTTCCGAGCACGAGAAGAGCATGCGAGACCAGGCCAAACGGATGAACATGCAATCGCTGCGACAGGGAGATGACGGCAAGGCCGCCGAAATGAAGCTGGCCAAGATCGCACTCGTTACGATCTCGCTTTGGTTCATGGCCTGGACACCGTACACCATCATCAACTATACCGGTGTGTTCAAGACGGCCAACATCTCACCCCTGGCCACGATTTGGGGTTCGGTCTTTGCCAAAGCAAACGCCGTCTACAACCCGATCGTGTACGGCATCAGTCATCCCAAGTATCGGGCGGCGCTGTACAAACGGTTCCCGTCACTGTCCTGCCAGGATGTGGTCGCCGCCGACGACAAGTCTCTCGCCTCGGAAGCATCGGCCGTTACTACGTCTAATTCCGGCGATACGGCGAGTGCTTAGAATGATAAAAGTAGCCTAAACCCATTGACCTGTAACATCCTGACGAAATAGAGTGTATAAAGTTGTAAAGCATTACCACTTCATTGTTTAAATTATGTTGGAAAGAAACTCCACGAAAAAGAGAATCCTTGTTGCTAACCTTTTGAACCATTTATTGACCTGctattagagggtgacgattctcgagattttcaatttcccgggaatcgagagttgaataaTAACGACTAGttgataaataacgactcaatacaacaatttaaacttgtttttttttctccttaagagcgagtttttaaccagtgtgtaacaggtcgtatcaaggtgctccgatttggatgaaactttcagcgtttgtttgtctattcaTGAGATGAActaatgccaaatatgagccctctaagaTAAAGgggagtggggtaaaacgggcattgaagtttgaggtctaaaaaacaggaaaaatcataaaatagttcgcaattccgtaaaacttcatcaattccaactctcttagatgcatttgaaaggtctttttaagcCAGAGGTGACCATAgcatggcccgcgggccaaacgtggccctgaagtgattttttgtggcccgcggacccttttttgattctgggttcgaatcccatctgctgcaaccttccatcggatgaggaagtaaaatgtcggtcccggcctagGTTGTCATTCCAGGCGTAgtagttgtctccatgccataagtacaaacaacacactaaaccaaacctactccggtggaatcgctggcggcggttggactcgcaatccaaaggtcgtcagttcaaacactggggtggaaggttccttggagtagaaagaggtttgggtgctctccccattcaagccttcggactcctaggttcgagcagaaacttgcaatagagaccacaaaagacccgggggtcgttaatgtggatggttttttttttaattttgaatgatcattgaAAAAGGCCCGTTGACCACAGGTTAAGTGATTTATGCTGTTCAAAGTTAATCTATTTTTTAGTTAGTAAAAATTAATGATGTATTAATATTTGGATCCCCATTTTACGACatcaatattttgttcaataatattaataatcaaaacaatttcaaacgttTCTATGTGAgagaaactagaaaatatcgtcaaaaccTTCATCaacaatttttgccttcctcactttaaggaaaggctataaaatcactcgaaaaatgaacttctcaattagacctcctagacccaccttcatgtatacctatcgactcagaatcacatcgtcaccatcgtgctaacttgtcgtacgtgcattttgggccaaattcagttaagaacgccattttgtgcagctcacaatgcctcaccttttgaccttcacagatccccaaaattcgatttcaatcctgagatattcaacaaaaaccgaaaaaactccgtgcatttttgtcactttacatatgaaagtagtttcaatcttgtcgtgctatcttgtcactccatgaaaattgatgtaagtgcgacaaaaggccaaagggatttcaggccaggaaagtcaggatgcgtttgtcgcacgtacaagctagactaccgtaaacatttgtaattaaaactcgggactccagcaaccaacttcaaccaaactttgggacaatgcacagaatggtgagccaaacaaaacgtgtttgctattgtttacattgcgtgctttcggatttgtttattcaaggtcaaacattaaaacgcgtttttctcggaacgtcaaaatggcgggtgcgacaagatagcacgacgacgttgacattctgagcaaatgtctgtgtgtgtgtggtgggatgttgataaaaaaattgcactggattatctcggcactggctgaaccgattttgtccgttatggcgtcattcgatccgtctagGGGTCCCATaaatcgctattaaaaattatgcagtttagttaagtaattcaaaagttaagctgaaaaaaggattttaacaaaagttatttttattggaaataaTGATTACAATATTAGAATAATATATTACATATATTGATCACATTACATgccaccattttcgaaatatacaaaatatgataatgaaattaaaaatatattcaactattttttttatttcttaaggccgttgcaaatatttttcacagtttatgtcgcccccccccccccttcgaagttggcctgaaaaatcaggaggcaaaaaaaaatattttgtcgaaaaacttcaaaattttaatgaaaattaaagttcaaccaactgaaaaccagttaaaatgcattttcccgcgattataatcatatttagcatgtttgaactcctttgaaaacattttaaattttcataaaataccaatgtacagtccaaaaaaaaattttttttggggaggtcaaaagataggttttCTCATAGGTTtacgatttttcaaaatacataaaaatagttacgttaaaaattcttagtttaaattccggggtgactttgaaagttataacttttcttttaacaatcagatttaaggtgatcaaattacatttttacGTCAAATTTACCATCACTAAGGAGGctgataggggagagtggggagacttgatccccggggacacttgatcccaagcctgtatctcgtcagcatgtgggtaaaacaattagctttattctagaaagttgtgcgaaattaactaaaactcattgtagaaaacaaagaaaaaaattaaaaaatgtttagattcagttacacacatttttctaaaacgagctgcaaaaaacttccaagagatttttttttctttgtattgatatgtatagaaaatactcaaaaattatttaaaaaaatattttttacacatgaattgtttgataaacttatcaactccaaaacccttacgcatttgatgttaaatttatcgtcatactatttttacaatcaattgtttaaaaagtgcgtttaggagacttgatccctgcatttttacagtcactggaatcagcctcaagattaattaattgagctgggttttcatacatagtttcctttagtatagttgtacataacttactgcagtttgaaccatttttcaaaagtttcgtaaacaaaaatttgcagcttttgtaaacatgcttaattttggtctaaaaaataatattttaagtttttaaatatttaatataataaacttgttatattttgaacacaaacgtacaggttttatgtgaaattgctgtagcttatagaaaattaaaagtttggatgaataagaaacattttgcttaagatttcttcaaaatgttgaaaggaggatcaagttacccctaacatttttaaaatgccggtttaaaatatttttttaaaacgcttggcatgattcgaagagttcatctgatgaaatatccttattagccaaacacagatgaatgtttaagctttcaattcatgcaaaaagtttatagttttgtgagaaattgacagagttatgtgcgatacaaaaaaaggggatcaagtctccccactctcccctatagtaAAAATGTGGaccacgaacattttttttttggcttctctcaatAATAGGTTTTTCGAGACTGATTGTTGTAAATTTGGCGTTGGAAATGTgttaaggctctggaaggcatcacTCCAGAGTAGCCATTTTACGATAAAAAGGTTAAATCGAAGCGaagaaactaaaattaaaatttcttggATCTCGATAGAGTCATGTAATAAGGTTTTGTATGCATCTTTGTATAGCTCACTGTACAAGTCACATGTATCGAAAGAGCAACACAACTCGTCTAGATAATTTTATAATAACACCTGAGTAATATACACTTAACACAAGCTTAGAAtaagcaaaacaaaactaaTACATCCAGAAGACCCATTCTGTATGcgtgtcaaacgtcaaaaaaaacaaaaataacgtACCCGTACTCCACACCGTAGACAGACAGCCAGCCAGCCGCAGGCAACCGGAGTGTGAAGGAATTATGATAAATACGCAATAATTTTGTTCCCTTTCTGCTACCAACGTCACCGCACTCGAGTGTAATTCAATCCGAAATACCAGATCTCGCCTCGGTTCCGCTAGGATGAGACGCTCCCAACGATAGGAGAACGGAAAAAGGCAACCTCATCAGTTCAGATTTGAACGTCGTGTCGTCTCAGTCGCCGTAGATTTTCCACACTGCGGAGCCGCAGAAATGGCGGCGCTGCCACCGCGTAAAAATCTTACGCCAACGAAAATCTCCAAGCAGCACCTGACGCCGCTGCAGATCCTGCTGCAGATGGGATTCCCGAAGCACCGGGCGTAAGTCTAAAGGGCGCGGGGTGTGGGATCGGTTCATGTTC
Encoded here:
- the LOC6035536 gene encoding opsin-1; translation: MSYYGPPPSIWGHPISNMTVVDKVPPEILHLVDPHWYQFPPMNPLWHSIIGFAIFVLGIISVIGNGMVIYIFSTAKGLRTPSNLFVVNLAMSDFLMMMTNAFTMVYNCWYETWQLGVLMCDLYAFTGSLFGCCSIWTMTMIALDRYNVIVKGLAGKPLTNSGAVLRILVCWTIGVVWGILPMLGWNRYVPEGNMTACGTDYLTEDWFHKSYILAYSFFVYYVPLFTIIYSYVYIVKAVSEHEKSMRDQAKRMNMQSLRQGDDGKAAEMKLAKIALVTISLWFMAWTPYTIINYTGVFKTANISPLATIWGSVFAKANAVYNPIVYGISHPKYRAALYKRFPSLSCQDVVAADDKSLASEASAVTTSNSGDTASA